The genome window ATCCCGATGCATTGCTTCAGGTCGAGCACGACAAACTCAATGGGTTTCTTTTCGCAGATTTCCGCGATGAACTGTTTCATTGGTGCTGCGATTTTAAAAGAACCCCGACCGATTACCCGGACAAATAGTTTTCCGTCCGTAATTGCAGCTTGCAGATCGTCGTTGGGTTGTTCTGTTTCCAGCATATAAAAAAGCTTCCTGACACGTGTTGTTTGCTACTTTCTAAAAATTCTAATCGCCGCTGTCTGACAGTGCAAATGTTAATAGAGAAAACCTCATTTTGCAGGTTCAATGATCAGGACGCATTCTCCTTTGACCGTTCGTCCGCTGAAACGCTGCCGGATTTCTGCTGCGGTTCCGCTGATTAATTCTTCAAATTTTTTTGTCAGTTCGCGAGCCACGAACACCTTGCGGTTTTCTCCCAAAACCGTTTCGATTTCATCAATCAGTTTGAGCATACGGTAGGGGGATTCATAGAGAATCACCGGGACCGGTACCTCGGCGCACTGTTCCAGGAGCTTGCGGCGGGCTCCGCTCTTTCGGGCAGGGAATCCTGCAAACAGAAAGCCGTGACCTCCGAAGCCGCTTAAGGCCAGCGCTGTCGTCACCGCCGTTGGGCCCGGTGCCGAGGTGATCATCAGCTCCGCATCGCGGCAGGCGGCAACAATTCGCGAGCCGGGGTCGGAAATGCACGGCATACCCGAGTCGGTCACCATCGCGATAACTTCACCGTTGCGAATGCGGTTGAGGATTTCTTCGCACCGCTGCGCTTCATTGAATTTATGGCAGCTGATGCAGTGTGTTCTGATGTCAAAGTGAGTCAGCAGTTTGCGGGTTTGCCGGGTATCTTCTGCCAGAATCAGGCTGGCTTCCTTCAGGGTTTCAATGCCGCGGGCGGTCATATCCCCCAGGTTCCCGATCGGCGTTCCGACAATGTAAAGTCCGGCATCCATTAGAGTTCCTCCAGTTTTTCCACCACCTCGCACAGCGGCAGACCGACTACGTTGGAATAGGAGCCGGCGACTCGTCGTACCATTTTTGCAGCTCCGCCCTGGATTGCATAGGCTCCGGCTTTATCCATCGGCTCTCCGCTGGCCACATAGTCGGAGATTTCTTTTTCAGAAAGCGTTCGAAAGGTTACTTCCGTTTCAATATGAAAACAGTCCGTGCGATCCAAAAACCGGATGCACACCCCGGTCATTACCTCGTGGGTGCGATCAGACAGGGACCGCAGCATTTTCTTAGCTTCCTTTTTATTGTTCGGTTTTCCCAGAATGCGGCCTTCGCAGACCACGGCAGTGTCTGCGGCAAGAATCACTGCGCCTGCGGCAGAAATGCTTTCTGCTTTTTCCCGGGCAGTACGCATCACAAACGCGGCCGGAGTTTCGTCGGGGAGCGGGGCTTCATCAATTTCCGGGATCATGACCTCAAACGGCAGGCCTGCCTGACGAAGCAGTTCGGCGCGTCGCGGAGATCCGCTTGCCAAAATCAGTTTTTCGTTGGTGCTCATAAAGAATAAACAGTAAGGTTTTAAAAATATTTAACGCCGGAGGATAGAGGACTTATGCAGAAATACCACTTTAATAAACGGGTTCTAGTGACTGGCGGTGCCGGCTTTCTGGGCTCACATCTTTGTGAAGCATTACTGAAGCAGAATTGTGATGTCGTTTGCGTTGATAATTTTTTTACCGGCCGAAGGGGCAATGTGGCTCACTTGCTGGATAATCCCAATTTCGAAATTCTTCGTCACGACATCACGTTTCCTCTGTTTGTGGAAGTGGACGAAATCTATAATCTGGCTTGTCCTGCTTCACCGCCGCATTATCAGCACGATCCGGTCCAGACCACAAAAACCAGTGTGATCGGCGCCATCAATATGCTCGGGCTGGCCAAGCGGGTCGGTGCAAAAATCTTTCAGGCATCGACCAGTGAGGTGTACGGCGATCCGGATATCCATCCGCAGCCGGAAAGCTACTGGGGACGTGTCAACCCCATCGGAACACGCTCCTGTTATGATGAAGGAAAACGCTGTGCCGAAACCTTGTTTTTTGACTATCGTCGTCAGATGGATATGCCGATCAAGGTCGTTCGCATCTTCAACACCTACGGCCCGCACATGCATCCCAATGACGGGCGGGTGGTCAGCAACTTTATTATGCAGGCGTTGCGCGGCGATGACATCACCATTTACGGCGACGGCACCCAGACGCGATCTTTCTGCTATGTCAGCGACCTGATCGATGGATTCCTCAAGCTGATGGATACGCCACACGAAGTGACCGGCCCGATCAATATTGGAAATCCCGGCGAGTTTACCATGATCGAACTGGCTGAAAAGGTGATTCAGTTGACCGGATCCAAGTCAAAGCTCGTCTTCAAGCCGCTGCCGTCGGACGATCCAAAGCAGCGTCGTCCGGACATTACTCAGGCAAAAGAAAAACTCGGATGGGAACCTAAAGTAAATCTGGAAGCTGGACTCAAGCCGACTATTAAATATTTCAAGCAATACGTTTAGCGTTTTGTGGTTTTGCCAGGGAAGATGAATTCGACAGCGATGCATCCATTGTGTCCGTTCAGGAGCTGTCGCAGGAGGATAAAGACGGGGGTCCTGAGCAGCTTCTGAAAATCACGACCACGCAGTCCGATGCGGAAATGGCAGGGGAGATGCGTGTATCTGTTGAGCTGAAAGACAAAAACAACAAAACCTATTTTGGAAAATCAAGATGCCGACTCCCAAATATAAGCTGAGTCTGCCGGGGTCGGCTCCGACGGGATATGTTGAATGGAGAATCTGAGTCGATTCCTCATTGATGCGCCGACCCAGGTTTACAGGATACAGCATCGAGTTGTTTTATGATGGTAAAGGTGGGCCGCAGTTGCTGGACGCAGAATATGAAGACTGCGATTCGGCGGAAGAGCTGGCTGCCCGCAATGCGGATTCGGTTCTCATCAAGCTGAAACGACTTGCCCGAGCGGATTTTCCAAAAGGAAACAGGTGATTTGGAGAACTACCCGCGATAGCGGTTGGTGACCGGCATGCGCCGGTCGCGTCCGAATGCTTTCGGAGTAATTTTGATACCGGGCGGTCCCTGACGGCGTTTGTATTCGCTCAGATCCGTCAGCCGGACAGCTTGGCGCACGGCGGCTTCGTCGAATCCGGCGGCCAGCATGGCGTCGATGCCCATGTCTTTTTCCACGTAGGCTTCGAGAATCGGGTCCAGTACTTCATAGGGCGGCAGGCTGTCGGTGTCCTGCTGGTCCGGCCTCAGCTCGGCCGATGGCGGACGTTCGATCGTAGACGGCGGAATCGCCGGTTTCTCGCTTTGCGTATTGCGCCAGCGGCTCAGTTCAAACACCAGTGTCTTAGGAACATCTTTAATGACTGCGAATCCGCCGGCCATATCGCCGTAGAGTGTACAGTATCCGGTGGCATACTCGCTCTTATTACCGGTTGAAAGCACCAGCCACCCGTTCTTGTTCGACATCGCCATAATCAGCGTGCCGCGGATGCGCGCCTGCAGGTTCTCTTCCGCCAGCCCGGGTTCCGGGTTCCAATGGATGGAAAGTTCTTCGGTGAATTTTTCAAAGATTGGGAAAATCGGAATAGTGTGGAATTCCACGCCGAAATTGGCGGCAATCTGCTCGGCGTCGCTGAGCGTTTCGCTCGACGAATATTGCGACGGCATCGTAATGGCCGCGACGCGGTCTTTGCCGAGCGCATCGACGGCAATCGCCAGCACCAGCGCCGAGTCGATTCCGCCGCTGACCGCAACGACGGTCTTTTTGAAACCGTTTTTTTCGACGTAATCGCGCAGACCGGTTTTGAGCGCCTCATACACTTCTTCGAGCGGTTCCAGAGATTGGAAAACGCCGGTTCCGGCGGTGAGAGTTCCCTCTTTAAACAGCGGCGCAGATGCAACGAGTGTTCCGTCGGCTTCAAAAGCGGCGCTTCCGCCGTCAAACACCAGTTCATCCTGTCCGCCAACCTGATTGCAGAACAGCAGCGGAGCATTCATCGCCCGTGCAGCAGCGGCAAAAACCTCTTCGCGTTCAAACCGTTTGCCGCGATGGTAGGGCGAGGCCGACAGGTTGATCACCAGGTCCGGTTTTTCTGCGGCCAGTGAGGTGCTGGCTTCGCCGTCGGCCAGCCAGCTGTCTTCGCAAATGTGGATGCCGACTTTGGTTCCGAACGCGTCGAAGGCAAACGGGCTGTCGCCTTCGTCGAACACGCGTTTTTCATCGAAAACACCGTAGTTTGGCAGCATCATTTTTCGATAGATGCCGATCTGCTTTCCTTTGTGGAAAACAACCGCAGCGTTATGGCGTTCGATCGGCGAGCCGATCACGCAGTATGCTTCGGCAGGCAGTTTGCCGGCGATACGATCGAGCTGTTTGGCGCAGTCCTGAATAAAATGCGGTCGCAGGATCAGGTCTTCCGGCGGGTAGCCGCAAAGGGATAGTTCCGGAAAAACAATCAGCTGTGCGCCGTCGACGGCCGCCGCAGACGCCAGCTCGACGATACGGTCGGCGTTCTGTTCGAGCGCGCCGACCGTCGGGTTGAACTGGATGAGCGCTGTGTTGAGCGGTTGCATTAGCGCCGGTAGTTCGGGGCTTCTTTGGTGATGCGGATATCGTGCGCGTGTGCCTCGGTGGCTCCGGCGGCGGAAACGCGGACAAACCGGCCGTTTTCCTGCAGCTCCGGAATGGTGCGGGTACCGCAGTAGCCGAGGCTTGCCTGAAGTCCGCCGCAATACTGTTTGAGCACCTTGCTGACAGCTCCGGCGTATGGAACGACCCCTTCGATTCCCTGTGGAACGAGATCGTCGTCGGCACTGTCTTTGAGACCGTAGCGCTGGCGGGAGCCTTCGCGCGATTTCATGGCGTCGAGGCTGCCCATGCCGCGGTAGACAACAAACTGGCGGCCTTCGTAAAGAATTTTTTCGCCGGGACTTTCATCGGTTCCGGCCAGAACAGAGCCCATCATGACGGAGGAGGCTCCGGACACCATCGCTTTTGCGACGTCCCCGGAATGGCGGATGCCGCCATCGGCGATGACGGGGATGGATCCCTGAAGGGCCTTGGCGCAGCTGTAGATAGCGCTGATTTGGGGGATGCCGACTCCGGCGACCACGCGAGTGGTGCAGATTGAGCCCGGCCCGATTCCAACCTTCACGGCGTCTGCCCCGGCTTTCTGAAGCTCGAGAGCCGCTTCGCCGGTGGCGATATTTCCGGCAATGACGTCAATTTCCGGGAAGTTCTTTTTGACCCATGCGGTCATTTCAATGACGCCTTTGCTGTGGCCGTGTGCCGTGTCGACGGTCAGGACATCGACGTCCGCGTTGGCAAGTGCTTCGGCGCGGGCATAGTCGCCAGGACCGACGCCGGCGCCGACGCGCAGGCGGTAGAATTCGTCCCGGTTGTAGAGCGGACGGGTGTTTTCGATCAGGTCGGCCACATCGGTATAGCTGTAAAGGCCAATCAGTTTGTCGTCCTGGACCAGCGGCAGCTTGCCGATTTTGTGCTGACGCATGATTTTATATGCTTCTTCGAGATCGGTATCTTTTGGAGCGGTAATAACGTCGGTGGTCATGATTTCGCCCGCGGGCATCGCGAGGCTGGGGGCGAATCGAATGTCTTTGGTGGTCAGGATGCCGACCAGGGCCCCGGCGTCGTTGAGAATCGGGAATCCGCTGAAGCTGTAGCCTTTTTCTGCGCGCCGCATCTGGATTTCTTCCAGTGTCTGGCTTTCATTAAAGGTGATCGGGCTGGTAATCAGTCCGTTGAGGAAGTGTTTTACTTTGGCTACGGCAGCGGCCTGATCATCCGGGTCCAGGTTTTTATGAATGATGCCGATGCCGCCGTGCAGAGCCATGGCAATCGCCATGTCGGCTTCGGTTACCGTGTCCATCGCGGCGCTGATAAACGGGATGTTTACCTGGATGTTGCGGGTCAAATTCGTGCGAATCACGGCGTCGCCCGGCAGAAAGTCTGCATATTGCGTGATCAGAGATACATCGTCGAAAGTAAGCCCCTCAAAGGGGAATGTGCTCATAAATTTGTCGAGATACTTATTCTGGCTCATGAAATGTGTCCTTTTGCCAGCACACATTGGAGCTTGTGGCGAAACGAGTCAATATGGAAAAAACGGAAGAGTGAAATTGTGGAGCGATCCGGGACGGTTCGTTCCTGATTTAAGTTCTTTTCCTCTGCTCATTTATTCAATAATCCGTTATTCCAGTGTTTCATAAAGAAGGAGGTCTTATGCTGGCTGTTCATGTAAATATTCAGGTGAAACCGGATTGTATCGACGCTTTTATCGCGGCGACGGAGGAGAATGCGCAATACTCGCTTCTGGAATCCGGGGTTGCCCGTTTTGATGTTGTTCAGGATCGGAACGATCCAGCACACTTCGTGTTGGTCGAAGTCTATAAAGATGACGATGCGCCCGCTTTTCATAAAGAGACGGCCCACTATGCCAAATGGCGCGATACGGTTGCGGACATGATGGCGGGTCCCCGCTCCAGCATCAAATTTGAAACTCTTTATCCCGAACCCGCCCGCTGGGAGGCCGTCTGATGTTTGAGTTTGCCACTGCCGGAAAGATTATTTTCGGTAACGGAACATTGAAACAGGCAGCGCCAGTTGCGGCTGTGTTTGGACGGAAGGCGTTGGTTGTGACCGGTCGCGACACGGATCGCGCTGCGCCATTGATGGATGCACTGGCAGCTCTAGGTATAAACTGCGAAATGTTTGCGGTGTCCGGCGAACCGACAGTTGAGCTGGCTTGTCAGGCCTCGCAGTTTGCTGTTGATGTGGTGATTGGATTCGGCGGCGGCAGTGTTATTGATCTTGCCAAGGCCGCGGCGGCACTGATGTCTAATCCCGGTGATCCGCTTGATTATCTGGAAGTGATCGGAAAAGGGCAGCCGCTCACGGAACGGGCCGTGCCGTGCATTGCGATTCCGACTACGGCCGGAACGGGAGCAGAGGTGACTAAAAATGCAGTTCTCGCCTCTCCGGAACATAAGGTGAAGGTCAGCATGCGCCATCCATTCATGATTCCGGACCTTGCCATTGTCGACCCCGAATGCACGCTGTCCATGCCGCCCGCTGTCACCGCATCTACCGGTCTCGATGCGCTGACCCAGCTGCTCGAAGCGTTTATCTCAAAAAAAGCGACTCCTGTGACGGATGGTTTCTGCCGCGAAGGTCTTCCGCGTGCTGTTCGTTCTCTGCGGCGGGTGTTTGAGAACGGAGATGACCTCGCCGCTCGCGAGGATATGGCGCTGGCCAGTCTGTTTGGCGGTCTTGCGCTCGCCAATGCCGGGCTCGGAGCCGTGCACGGTTTCGCCGGCCCGGTCGGCGGGATGTTCAGTGCTCCGCACGGAATGGTCTGTGCTGCGCTCCTGCCGCACGTTATGAAAGTGAATCTTGCCGCACTGAGGGAGCGCGAACCGAATGTTCAAACATTGGAGAGATTTGATGAGTTTTCCCGGATGACCGGCGGCTCAAAAGCTGAAGACGGCATCAGTTGGCTGGCCGGGCTTTGCCGCGACCTGCAGGTTCCGGCTCTTTCCACGTTCGGTATCACTGAGGCTGATTTCCCGGTAATCGTCGAAAAATCAAAAAATGCCTCCTCAATGAAAGGAAACGCGGTAGAGCTGAGCGATGCACAGCTGACTCACATTCTTCAGGCCGCTTGGCTGTGAATTTCTTAAACCGCAGTGTTACGGTGGGTGACTTTTTTAGTGGGGCGCACTCAAAACGTGCCGGGGCGGCATGCTGTTCCTCTTTTCGGAATTTAGATGGTAATGCCGAGGTTCCCGATATGGATGTGCTGAAGTCCGTTGGCTTCGGCGATGGATTTTGCCGTGAACAGTGTTTCGGCCGGCGTGACCGGAGCGTCTCGCCATGTGGCGGTCGGGTGGTATGCGCTGAAATGCCAGGGAACGTCCGGGCCCAGGTTTGAGACGGCCCATTTGGTCATGGCATCGATTTCTTCCGGTGAATCATTTTTTCCCGGAATGATCAGGGTGGTGACTTCCAGATGAACGGAGGTTTCTTTCTTTAAATAGACTAATGTGTCGAGCACGGGCTGCAGAGTGGCTCCGCACAGGTTCTTATAGAAAGAGTCGGTGAATGCTTTCAGGTCAACATTTGCGGCGTCGATATGGCGGTAGAGTTCTTTGCGCGGTTCCGGTTCGATCCATCCGTTGGTGACTGCCACGGTTTTCAACCCATGTTCATGGCATACAATTGCCGTATCGACGGCGAATTCAAGGAATACGGTTGGTTCATTATAGGTAAAGGCCACGCTTTCGCATTCATACCGCAGGGCGGTCTCTGCGATTTCTTCCGGAGTCACCGGGGTCCCGTCCAGTTTTTTCGGCTGGCTGAGATGGAAGTTCTGGCAAAAGCCGCAAATCAGGTTGCAGCCGACCGTGCCGAATGAGAGTACACTGCTGCCGGGCAGAAAATGATTCAGCGGTTTCTTTTCAATGGGATCCACGGCCAGTCCGCAGACAAGCCCGTAGGTTTCTGCAATCAGTTTATTGCCGATGCGGCGGCGTCCGAAGCATTGGCCGCGTTTTCCGTCTGCAATGCGGCAGTGACGCGGACAGAGGGTGCATTCAATCGGGCCGCCGTCAGACATTTTCCAGTATTCTGCCTCCTTCATAGTTCGATATTAACGCTGTTCTTTTTAAAAGGCATGCCTTAAAATCACATACGTGAGCGAAAGAGTAAGAGTTTCTGCGGTGGCCGGCATGTTTTATCCGGCCGATCCGGATGAGCTTCATCGGATGGTGCGGCGCTTTCTGGATCATGCCGAGGCGTCGTCGCTGCTGCCTCCGAAAGCGGTGATTGTGCCGCATGCGGGGTATGTCTATTCCGGAGCGGTCGCGGCCAGTGCGTATGCGTGTGTGGATCCGACTGAGATTTCGCGGGTGGTGCTGATTGGACCGTCGCATCGGGTTATGCTGGAGGGGATGGCTATTCCGGAGTCGCTGATCTGGGAAACGCCGATTGGTGATGTTCAGATTGATTTCGATGCCATGGAAAAAGTTTCGTCATTTGCGCAGGTGCTATTTTCCGAACGCGCGCATCTGGAGGAGCATTGTCTGGAAGTTCAGCTGCCGTTTCTTCAGGAGCTGCTGGGCGATCGTTTTCGTCTGGCGCCGATGGTGGTAGGAGACTGCTCGCCCGATGATGTGGCCGATGTGCTGGAGGTCCTGTGGGGTGGTCCTGAAACGCTGGTGGTTGTCAGCAGCGATCTCAGCCATTATCTTCCGTATGAACGGGCCTGCCTGAAAGATCAGACAACGGTTCGGGCCATTGAGGATTTGGATGTATACAGATTGGAGGGCGACAGCGCCTGCGGGCTGAACGCCATTGCCGGGCTGATTTGTCTGGCCCAGCGGCGGGGTATGAGATCCAAACTGCTCGATCTGCGCAACTCCGGCGATACCGCCGGATCCAGAGAGCAGGTCGTCGGTTACGGCGCATTTGCTTTTTATGAATAATCACGATGAAACCGGAACACCAGAGTCTGCTGCTGAAGATTGCGCGCGATGCGATTTCCTCGACGATCGAGCACGGTCGAGGCGAAGGCGAACAGGCTTTCCAGTCTTTGGAGAAAAAATTTCCAGATATTGGAAACATTCCGGAACTGCAGGAAGAGCGGGCCACATTTGTGACGCTGACGATTGATGGCGATTTGCGCGGATGCATCGGTATGCTTGAAGCCTGCCGCCCGCTGGCTGAGGATGTGGTCGAAAATGCGCGGGCGGCAGCTTTTCGCGATCCGCGGTTTGCGCCTTTATCTATAGAAGAATTCGGGCAGCTCCAGATCCACATTTCTGTTCTTTCCACGCCGGAAGAGCTGTTTTTTGAGTCCGAGGCGGATCTGCTGGCGCAGATTCGTCAGGATGTTGACGGGCTGATTCTGCAGGACGGCGAACGGCGGGGTACGTTTCTGCCGAGTGTCTGGGCGGATCTTCCGAACAAAGAGCTTTTTCTGATGCACCTGAAGATGAAGGCGGGCCTGCCGAGCGATTACTGGTCTGACACGCTTCGTGTATTCCGCTATACCGCGGAGTGTTTTCCGGCGGATTAACGCGTTTTCCAATCTTTGGAAAAACGGCTGGAAAATCTTCCGAACTTTGGAAAGGTGAATTTTTTCGAATTCCGGCTTGTACGGCGGAGGCGTGTCTGTATGATGAGCCGCTCTTAAAAATGAATGCGAGAGAGACTATTTTGCTGGACGCTCTGCTGGAGGCCGTGATAGATAGTCACGCTTTTCGCGCCGTGCTGGAAAACGGGCATGTGTTTACAGCCTATATTGCAGTGCGGGACCGGGATAAAAAACTCCCAAAGACGGGAGCCCGGGTAAAGGTGGAAATGTCGCCTTACAACATGAGTGCAGGGCGGGTTATTGTTTAGGTGAATTTATGAAGGTAAAAGCTTCGGTGAGAAAAATCAGTGCGGACGATAAGATTGTTCGTCGTAAAGGACGTGTATACGTCATTAATAAACGCAATCCCCGCCATAAACAGCGTCAGGGCTAAAGGAGCAGATTTATGCCACGTGTACTTGGAATTGATATCCCCGGCAGAAAGCGTCTTGAGTACGCTTTGACTTATATTTACGGCCTCGGCCTCGCCAAATCCCGCGAAGTGATCGCCAAAGCGGGGCTGGATCCGGCCAAAAAAGCGGACGACCTGACCGACGAAGATATTACAAAGATCGGTGCGGTGATTCGCGAAGGGTATGTGATTGAAGGGGACCTGCGTCGGGAAATCACGCAGAACATCCGCCGTCTCATTTCGATTAACTCTTACCGGGGTTCCCGTCATCGCCGCGGTCTTCCGGCTCGCGGACAGCGTACTAAAACCAATGCCCGCAGCCGTAAGGGCCCGAAACGCACAGTGGGTGCCGTTCGTGGTAAAGAGGCTCGTTCCGCCGCTAAAATCGCGGGTCGCTAACTTTTAAGCAAGGAATTCATTCATGGCTGAAGAAACCAAAGTAGAAGAAACCGCTGAAGCGGTTAAAACCCCCGTTGTTGAAGAAACTGCGCCTGCAGCTCCGGCTGCCGCAGAAGAAAAAGCGGAAGCTCCTGCTGAAGAAAAAGCAGAGAAAAAGCCGCAACGTCAGAAAGACATTTTCGCGGCGATCGAAGGTGACAACGAAGAGGAAGCCAAGCCGAAACGCCGCATGAAAGGCGCCAAAAACATTCCGTACGGCATCGCTTTCATCAAAACCACTTTCAACAACACCATCGTGTCGCTGACGGATATGCGCGGTGAAGTTATTTCGTGGAGCAGCGCCGGACGCTGTGGGTTTAAAGGTTCCCGTAAGAGCACGGCTTTTGCTGCTACGACTGTGGCTCAGGAAGCTGCCCGTGGAGCCATTTCCCATGGAATGAATGAAGTTGAAGTTCGTGTGCAGGGACCGGGCGCTGGCCGCGAGTCGGCGGTGCGTGCCATTCAGGCTGCCGGCCTTCGTGTTTCCTCTATTAAGGACACCACACCTGTTCCTCACAACGGATGCCGCCCGAAGAAGCAGCGTCGCGTTTAACGTGAATTATTAAACACCATACGAACCGGTTAACGCCCGGTTCTGGGAGACAATAAGATGCCGATTAGATTAGGTCGTTTCGAAATGCCCAAACGGGTCGTCAAAGACGAATCCGTTTCCACCGAGAACTATGGAAAATTCATCGCCGAGCCGTTTGAGGCCGGATATGGACGCACCATCGGGAACTCTATGCGCCGTGTGCTGCTTTCCTCTTTGGAAGGCACCTCCATTTCTTCTGTTAAAATCAAAGGTGCACCGCACGAATTCTGCACGCTTCCGGGCGTTCGTGAAGATGTGACGGACATCGTTCTGAACCTGAAGAAAGTTTTGTTCAAATCCTATACCCGCGATCCGCAGGTTCTTAAGATCAACGTGCAGGGACCGGGCGAGGTGACTGCCGGCGATATCATTACGGTTGATGGAGTTGATGTTCTCAACCCAGACCACCACATCGCTACCCTGGATGAAGACGGTTCTTTTGTTGCTGAATTTGAAACCCGTGTCGGTCGCGGTTACTGCCCGGCAGAAGGCAACAAAAAAGAAGAACAGGAAATCGGTGTGATTCCGATTGACTCTCTGTTCTCCCCGGTTTCCCGCGTAAAATACGAGGTGGATCGTTGCCGGGTTGGACGCCGTACGGACTATGACCGCCTGATCATCGAAATCTGGACGGATGGCCGTGTGACTCCGGATGACGCTCTGACGCTTTCTGCAGCAATTCTGCGTCATCATCTCGACGTTTTCGTCAGCTACGACAAAGACCTCATCGAGTTCGAAGCGAGCGAGAAGCAGATCGACATCGAGAAAGAAGAGCTGCGTAAAAAACTGAATATCAGCGTCAACGAAATTGAGCTGAGTGTTCGTGCGGCAAACTGCCTGAACAACGCCAATATCACAACGGTTGGCGAGCTGGCCCAGAAAACAGAAGCGGAAATGCTTAAATACCGCAACTTCGGTAAGAAGTCGCTGAATGAGATCAAACAGAAGATCATTGATATGGGGCTTTCGCTGGGAATGACTTTTGATCCGGATCTGTTGAACCCGCCGGCAAAAGATTTCGAATAATTTAAACTATCGAGGATTATCATGAGACATCGTGTAAAAAAAATTAAACTGGGCCGTCGCGGTGCACACCGTGATTCGATGCTCGCCAATATGGTTTGCAGTCTGATTGCCGAACGTCGCATCAAGACCACTCTGTCAAAAGCCAAAGTTGTGGCTCCGATGGCGGAGAAAATGGTTACGCTGGGCAAAAAAGGAACGCTGGCCGCTCGCCGTCAGGCATTGTCCGCACTCAAACAGGAAACTGTGGTGCAAGCGCTCTTTGACGAGATCGCCCCGGGCTTTGCAAATCGTGCCGGTGGATACACCCGGATCACCAAACTCGGTCCGCGGATGAGCGATGCTTCAGAAATGGCAATCATTGAATGGGTGGAAGCCGCTGAGCCGGCCGCTGCCGAAAAGTGAGTCGGAGAAGCCGATGATAAAAAGACCTCTTAAGCAAACTGCTTGGAGGTCTTTTTTTATTTAAGCGGGGAAATGGAAAAGCAAAGGGTAAACAAAATGAGTCGCAGTGCATTTATCTCAGAAATTATTGAAAAGGCGAAAGCCAACCAGCGCACGATTGTGCTTCCGGAAGGGGCTGATGATCGGGTGACTGAAGCTGCTAATATGATTGCCGCCGAAGGGATTGCAAAAGTAATCGTGCTGGGTGGCGAAGATACTGTCGCAAAGGTCGGTAAAGCGGTTACAGTGGTCAATCCGGAAACATCCGAGAAACTGGATGACTACGTCCAGGAATTTTATGAACTTCGCAAAGCCAGGGGCATGACTTTGGAGAAGGCGAAAGAAATCCTCCAGAGTGAGGTGAATTATTTTGGAATGATGATGGTGCAGTGCGGTGATGCTGACGGTCTGGTTTCCGGTGCGGCCCATTCGACGGCAGATACGGTTCGCCCGGCGCTTCAGATCATCAAGGGGGCCCGCAAAGGCGGCATGGTTTCCTCTCTGTTTTTCATGGTTTGCGAGGGAACTCCTTACATTTTTTCAGATAGCGGACTGGTTGAGAATCCGAATGCGGATCAGTTGGCTCAGATTGCTGTTCAGAGTGCGCAGACTGCGCTGCAGTTCAGTATGCCTGCCAAAGTGGCGATGCTGTCTTATTCAACCAAA of Tichowtungia aerotolerans contains these proteins:
- a CDS encoding antibiotic biosynthesis monooxygenase, with the protein product MLAVHVNIQVKPDCIDAFIAATEENAQYSLLESGVARFDVVQDRNDPAHFVLVEVYKDDDAPAFHKETAHYAKWRDTVADMMAGPRSSIKFETLYPEPARWEAV
- the rsmI gene encoding 16S rRNA (cytidine(1402)-2'-O)-methyltransferase, encoding MDAGLYIVGTPIGNLGDMTARGIETLKEASLILAEDTRQTRKLLTHFDIRTHCISCHKFNEAQRCEEILNRIRNGEVIAMVTDSGMPCISDPGSRIVAACRDAELMITSAPGPTAVTTALALSGFGGHGFLFAGFPARKSGARRKLLEQCAEVPVPVILYESPYRMLKLIDEIETVLGENRKVFVARELTKKFEELISGTAAEIRQRFSGRTVKGECVLIIEPAK
- a CDS encoding Maf family protein; translated protein: MSTNEKLILASGSPRRAELLRQAGLPFEVMIPEIDEAPLPDETPAAFVMRTAREKAESISAAGAVILAADTAVVCEGRILGKPNNKKEAKKMLRSLSDRTHEVMTGVCIRFLDRTDCFHIETEVTFRTLSEKEISDYVASGEPMDKAGAYAIQGGAAKMVRRVAGSYSNVVGLPLCEVVEKLEEL
- a CDS encoding UDP-glucuronic acid decarboxylase family protein, whose translation is MQKYHFNKRVLVTGGAGFLGSHLCEALLKQNCDVVCVDNFFTGRRGNVAHLLDNPNFEILRHDITFPLFVEVDEIYNLACPASPPHYQHDPVQTTKTSVIGAINMLGLAKRVGAKIFQASTSEVYGDPDIHPQPESYWGRVNPIGTRSCYDEGKRCAETLFFDYRRQMDMPIKVVRIFNTYGPHMHPNDGRVVSNFIMQALRGDDITIYGDGTQTRSFCYVSDLIDGFLKLMDTPHEVTGPINIGNPGEFTMIELAEKVIQLTGSKSKLVFKPLPSDDPKQRRPDITQAKEKLGWEPKVNLEAGLKPTIKYFKQYV
- a CDS encoding NAD+ synthase, which encodes MQPLNTALIQFNPTVGALEQNADRIVELASAAAVDGAQLIVFPELSLCGYPPEDLILRPHFIQDCAKQLDRIAGKLPAEAYCVIGSPIERHNAAVVFHKGKQIGIYRKMMLPNYGVFDEKRVFDEGDSPFAFDAFGTKVGIHICEDSWLADGEASTSLAAEKPDLVINLSASPYHRGKRFEREEVFAAAARAMNAPLLFCNQVGGQDELVFDGGSAAFEADGTLVASAPLFKEGTLTAGTGVFQSLEPLEEVYEALKTGLRDYVEKNGFKKTVVAVSGGIDSALVLAIAVDALGKDRVAAITMPSQYSSSETLSDAEQIAANFGVEFHTIPIFPIFEKFTEELSIHWNPEPGLAEENLQARIRGTLIMAMSNKNGWLVLSTGNKSEYATGYCTLYGDMAGGFAVIKDVPKTLVFELSRWRNTQSEKPAIPPSTIERPPSAELRPDQQDTDSLPPYEVLDPILEAYVEKDMGIDAMLAAGFDEAAVRQAVRLTDLSEYKRRQGPPGIKITPKAFGRDRRMPVTNRYRG
- the guaB gene encoding IMP dehydrogenase → MSQNKYLDKFMSTFPFEGLTFDDVSLITQYADFLPGDAVIRTNLTRNIQVNIPFISAAMDTVTEADMAIAMALHGGIGIIHKNLDPDDQAAAVAKVKHFLNGLITSPITFNESQTLEEIQMRRAEKGYSFSGFPILNDAGALVGILTTKDIRFAPSLAMPAGEIMTTDVITAPKDTDLEEAYKIMRQHKIGKLPLVQDDKLIGLYSYTDVADLIENTRPLYNRDEFYRLRVGAGVGPGDYARAEALANADVDVLTVDTAHGHSKGVIEMTAWVKKNFPEIDVIAGNIATGEAALELQKAGADAVKVGIGPGSICTTRVVAGVGIPQISAIYSCAKALQGSIPVIADGGIRHSGDVAKAMVSGASSVMMGSVLAGTDESPGEKILYEGRQFVVYRGMGSLDAMKSREGSRQRYGLKDSADDDLVPQGIEGVVPYAGAVSKVLKQYCGGLQASLGYCGTRTIPELQENGRFVRVSAAGATEAHAHDIRITKEAPNYRR